DNA sequence from the Streptomyces canus genome:
ACGCGCAGACCGTCCTGGTCAGGGTGTTCCTGACCCATCAGCGCCGCCGCAGCAGCAGAGAGCGCGCGACCGACGTCCTGCCGGAGGTGGCCGTCGCCGGTGTCGACACGCCCCTGCGGCTGACGCTGCTCGACGCCCTCGCACGGCTGCCCGCCAAGGACCGTGCCGTGGTGGTCCTGCGCTACTGGGAGGACCGCTCCATCGAGGAGACCGCCGGTGTCCTGAACGCCAGCGCGGCAGCCGTCCGCACGCGCTGTACCCGAGCCCTCAAGCAGCTGCGCGGGCTCCTCGGCGAGGACATCGGCGCCTACGCCCGGCCCTGACCGGCCCCCTGACTTCCCTTTCGTCCGACCGACCGACCCGGAACGGTGGCTGCCCCATGCTCGCAGACCAGCACAAGGACCCCTTCGAGGAGCGGCTCGCCACCGCCCTGCACGAGACCGGCGGCGGTTTCGACACCGATCGCACGGCCCTCGCCGCACGCGGCGCGGCGCGGGGCCGGCGCAAGCGGTTCGTGCGGCGGGCCGCCGTCGCCGGGGGCACCGCGAGTGTCGTGCTCGCCTGTGTGGGCGGGGTGCTGGTCCTGCGGCCGGGCGGTACGGCGACCGAGGCCGTGCCGTCGTCCGTGACGGCC
Encoded proteins:
- a CDS encoding SigE family RNA polymerase sigma factor — translated: MRQARADEYAEFAAARAGHLYRSACLLTAGDTHLAEDLVQEALGRIYVRWSRISLVGNPAAYAQTVLVRVFLTHQRRRSSRERATDVLPEVAVAGVDTPLRLTLLDALARLPAKDRAVVVLRYWEDRSIEETAGVLNASAAAVRTRCTRALKQLRGLLGEDIGAYARP